A genomic region of Magnolia sinica isolate HGM2019 chromosome 6, MsV1, whole genome shotgun sequence contains the following coding sequences:
- the LOC131249252 gene encoding pentatricopeptide repeat-containing protein At4g13650 translates to MPATASCLLGIFSNSLISHFPPKIATAKASKSHRSFLKSFVGSVGKLTSAGFTQSAACHAFDEFYDVETVGNSNKGKPKKDIFYFLHLMEERGLRADCNTYLWLLDGCLNSGCLLDVRRVHARILKLGFGAECVLADRLIGVYSGFGNLDDAVRVLDEMSHRSVASWNVVLSGYLGRKMNRRVLDGFLIMVNEYLEPDPIAFASALRACSGGGDASFHCVKQIHAKIFRLGFACNSIVGNPLIDSYSKHGSIDSARLVFEGLNSRDSITWVAMISGFSQNGRAEEALLLFSRMQRLGITPTPYVFSSVLSACTKIEFFDYGMQLHAQVFKWGFRSETFVGNALVTLYSRCGNMSAAEQIFSEMHRHDGITYNALISGHAQHGNSNSAPHFFRKMQHSGFKPDCVAVASLLSACASAGALHKGRELHSYVIKAGHSSDVIIEGSLLDLYVKCADIETAHEFFDTTYRENVVLWNVMLVAYGQMGNLRESFKLFSEMQVEGMEPNQYTYPSILRTCTALGALHLGEQIHTQIVKTGFELNVYVCSVLIDMYAKCGRLKTAREILDRLMEKDVVSWTALIAGYAQHEYCIEALRLFEEMQTRGIRSDNIGLASALSACAGIQALNQGLQIHAQSFVSGYSMDLSIGNSLVNLYARCGRIKDAYSAFDTIEAKDEISWNGLISGFAQSGHCEEALQVFARMNQSGVGANLFTYGSAISASANIADVKQGKQIHAQLIKTGYDSEIEGGNVLITLYSKCGIIEDAKREFSVMSERNEVSWNAMITGYSQHGFGSEALKLFEQMKQHGLKPNHVTFVGVLSACSHVGLVAEGLLYFKCMSEEHSILPRPEHYACVVDILGRAGLLDQARKFIEEMPIDPDAMVWRTLLSACRVHRKMEIGELAARHLLELEPHDSATYVLLSNIYAVARKWDRRDHMRQMMKDRGVKKEPGRSWIEVKNSFHAFFVGDRLHPLSDKIYESFEDLNKKVAEIGYVQDRYSLLHDIEQEQKDPTVYIHSEKLAVAFGLISLAPEIPIRVIKNLRVCNDCHNWMKLVSTTASRTIIVRDAYRFHHFEGGVCSCRDYW, encoded by the exons ATGCCGGCCACAGCATCCTGCCTTCTTGGGATCTTCTCCAACTCCCTCATTTCGCATTTCCCGCCAAAAATCGCAACCGCAAAGGCTTCCAAATCTCACAGAAGCTTCCTCAAG TCATTCGTTGGAAGTGTTGGTAAGCTGACTTCTGCTGGTTTTACCCAATCTGCCGCTTGCCATGCTTTCGATGAATTCTACGATGTAGAAACGGTAGGAAACTCAAATAAAGGAAAACCCAAAAAggacattttttattttctgcaTTTGATGGAAGAACGTGGCCTTCGCGCTGATTGTAACACCTATTTGTGGCTCTTGGACGGTTGTTTGAATTCTGGGTGTTTGTTAGATGTTAGAAGAGTTCATGCGAGAATTTTGAAATTGGGTTTCGGTGCAGAATGTGTTTTGGCCGATCGGCTTATTGGTGTGTATTCAGGTTTTGGCAATTTGGATGATGCAGTCAGGGTGCTCGATGAGATGTCTCATAGAAGTGTAGCTTCTTGGAATGTTGTGCTTTCTGGATACCTTGGGAGAAAAATGAACAGGAGGGTGTTGGATGGTTTTTTGATAATGGTAAATGAGTACCTGGAGCCAGATCCCATTGCATTTGCTTCTGCTCTGAGGGCATGTAGTGGCGGTGGAGATGCTTCTTTCCACTGCGTCAAACAGATTCATGCGAAGATTTTTCGGCTTGGGTTTGCTTGCAATTCGATTGTTGGCAATCCTTTGATTGATTCGTACTCGAAGCATGGAAGCATAGATTCAGCTCGGTTGGTCTTTGAAGGATTAAATTCAAGGGACAGCATTACGTGGGTTGCTATGATATCTGGTTTTTCTCAAAATGGTCGTGCAGAAGAagctcttcttctcttttctcgaATGCAAAGATTAGGAATCACACCAACTCCTTATGTGTTCTCTAGCGTCCTCAGTGCCTGCACAAAAATTGAGTTTTTCGACTATGGAATGCAGCTTCATGCTCAAGTCTTTAAGTGGGGATTTCGGtctgaaacttttgtgggcaATGCTCTTGTAACCTTGTATTCGCGATGTGGAAACATGAGCGCTGCCGAACAGATTTTCAGTGAGATGCATCGTCATGACGGAATAACATATAATGCATTGATATCAGGACATGCTCAGCATGGAAATAGCAATAGTGCTCCTCATTTCTTCAGAAAGATGCAACATTCAGGCTTCAAACCTGATTGTGTTGCAGTTGCAAGCCTCTTGAGTGCTTGTGCTTCTGCCGGAGCTCTCCACAAAGGCAGGGAGCTCCATTCGTACGTGATCAAAGCAGGACACTCTTCCGATGTCATCATTGAAGGTTCTTTGCTTGACCTCTATGTGAAGTGTGCAGACATTGAAACTGCCCACGAGTTCTTCGATACGACATACAGAGAAAATGTGGTTCTGTGGAATGTGATGCTTGTGGCTTATGGGCAGATGGGTAATCTAAGAGAGTCTTTCAAACTGTTCTCTGAAATGCAAGTCGAGGGTATGGAACCGAACCAGTACACATATCCCAGTATATTGAGAACATGTACTGCTTTGGGAGCCCTCCATCTTGGAGAGCAAATCCATACCCAAATCGTAAAGACAGGCTTTGAGCTTAATGTCTACGTCTGCAGTGTGCTGATTGACATGTACGCAAAATGTGGAAGACTGAAGACTGCGAGGGAAATTCTCGACAGGCTCATGGAGAAAGACGTTGTGTCATGGACGGCCCTGATCGCTGGCTATGCACAACATGAATATTGCATTGAAGCTCTTAGACTTTTTGAAGAGATGCAAACTAGAGGGATCCGGTCGGACAACATTGGATTAGCCAGTGCTCTTAGCGCATGTGCCGGAATTCAAGCCCTCAATCAGGGACTACAAATCCACGCTCAATCATTTGTTTCAGGTTATTCAATGGATCTTTCCATTGGAAATTCACTTGTAAATCTGTATGCTAGATGTGGTAGAATCAAAGACGCGTATTCGGCGTTTGACACAATTGAAGCCAAAGACGAGATATCGTGGAATGGATTGATATCGGGATTTGCACAGAGTGGGCACTGCGAGGAAGCTTTGCAGGTGTTTGCGCGGATGAATCAGTCAGGCGTGGGAGCTAATCTATTCACCTATGGCTCTGCCATTAGTGCTTCTGCCAATATAGCAGATGTCAAACAAGGGAAGCAGATTCATGCACAGTTGATAAAAACCGGTTATGACTCAGAGATCGAAGGTGGTAATGTTTTGATTACGTTGTATTCCAAGTGCGGAATTATTGAAGACGCAAAGAGAGAGTTCTCGGTGATGTCTGAGAGAAATGAGGTGTCGTGGAATGCCATGATAACCGGATATTCTCAACATGGGTTCGGTAGCGAAGCTCTGAAACTCTTTGAGCAGATGAAACAGCACGGCTTGAAGCCAAACCATGTTACCTTTGTAGGTGTCCTATCTGCATGTAGCCATGTGGGGTTGGTGGCGGAAGGTCTCCTCTACTTCAAGTGCATGAGTGAAGAGCACAGTATTCTTCCAAGGCCTGAACACTATGCTTGCGTTGTCGATATTCTTGGACGAGCTGGGCTGTTGGATCAGGCAAGAAAATTCATAGAGGAGATGCCGATAGATCCGGATGCTATGGTTTGGCGAACCCTTCTAAGTGCTTGTCGAGTTCACCGAAAAATGGAAATTGGGGAGCTTGCAGCTCGTCATCTTCTTGAACTGGAGCCGCATGATTCAGCAACCTACGTTCTCCTATCAAACATATATGCGGTGGCCCGGAAATGGGATCGCAGGGATCATATGAGGCAGATGATGAAAGATAGAGGAGTTAAGAAGGAGCCAGGGCGTAGCTGGATTGAGGTTAAGAACTCGTTCCATGCATTCTTTGTTGGTGATCGGCTGCACCCTCTGTCAGATAAGATCTATGAGTCCTTTGAGGATTTGAACAAAAAGGTAGCTGAAATCGGGTACGTGCAGGACAGATATAGCCTTTTGCACGATATTGAGCAAGAGCAGAAGGATCCAACGGTGTATATTCACAGTGAGAAGCTGGCTGTTGCTTTCGGGCTCATTAGCTTGGCTCCTGAGATACCGATCCGTGTTATTAAGAATCTGCGCGTCTGTAATGACTGCCATAATTGGATGAAGCTCGTTTCGACAACTGCTAGCCGGACGATTATAGTAAGAGATGCCTACCGCTTCCATCATTTTGAAGGCGGTGTTTGTTCTTGTCGGGATTACTGGTGA